One Streptomyces sp. RPA4-2 genomic window carries:
- a CDS encoding RNase A-like domain-containing protein, whose protein sequence is MTAPNANRSATYPDRETAQWATQQVVTANAQLIHRWLAQATRPRLTIEASWPSRTEPVGRVLIQAMMLAGREPVDVRAARVVLKRDATRPHGFVVHATLPVYL, encoded by the coding sequence ATGACGGCGCCGAACGCCAACCGCTCCGCCACCTACCCCGACCGCGAAACCGCCCAATGGGCCACCCAGCAGGTCGTCACCGCCAACGCGCAGCTCATCCACCGCTGGCTCGCCCAGGCCACCCGCCCCCGTCTGACGATCGAGGCGTCGTGGCCGTCGCGCACCGAGCCGGTCGGCCGGGTGCTGATCCAGGCGATGATGCTGGCCGGCCGCGAGCCCGTGGACGTACGCGCGGCCCGCGTGGTGCTCAAGCGCGACGCGACCCGCCCCCACGGCTTCGTCGTCCACGCCACGCTTCCTGTCTACCTGTAG
- a CDS encoding N-acetylneuraminate synthase family protein, producing the protein MSNSRLRTFGSKTAGPGQPVYVVGEIGINHNGELENAFKLIDAAAEAGCDAVKFQKRTPEICTPRDQWDIERDTPWGRMTYIDYRHRVEFGEDEYRQIDEYAKSKNIDWFASPWDTEAVAFLEKFDVPAHKVASASLTDDELLRALRGTGRTVILSTGMSTPKQIRHAVEVLGSDNILMCHATSTYPAQAEELNLRVINTLQAEYPNVPIGYSGHETGLQTTLAAVALGATFVERHITLDRAMWGSDQAASVEPQGLTRLVRDIRTIEASLGDGVKKVYESELGPMKKLRRVTGVVAESEIAAAAGEPVSV; encoded by the coding sequence AGCAACTCCCGCCTGCGCACCTTCGGTTCGAAGACGGCCGGCCCCGGCCAGCCCGTCTACGTCGTCGGCGAGATCGGCATCAACCACAACGGCGAGCTCGAGAACGCCTTCAAGCTGATCGACGCCGCCGCCGAGGCCGGCTGCGACGCCGTCAAGTTCCAGAAGCGCACCCCGGAGATCTGCACCCCCCGCGACCAGTGGGACATCGAGCGCGACACCCCCTGGGGCCGCATGACCTACATCGACTACCGCCACCGCGTGGAGTTCGGTGAGGACGAGTACCGCCAGATCGACGAGTACGCCAAGAGCAAGAACATCGACTGGTTCGCCTCCCCGTGGGACACCGAGGCCGTCGCCTTCCTGGAGAAGTTCGACGTCCCGGCCCACAAGGTCGCCTCCGCCTCGCTGACCGACGACGAGCTGCTGCGCGCCCTGCGCGGCACCGGCCGCACGGTCATCCTCTCCACCGGCATGTCGACGCCGAAGCAGATCCGCCACGCGGTCGAGGTCCTCGGCAGCGACAACATCCTGATGTGCCACGCCACGTCGACCTACCCGGCGCAGGCCGAGGAGCTCAACCTCCGCGTCATCAACACCCTCCAGGCCGAGTACCCGAACGTTCCGATCGGCTACTCCGGTCACGAGACGGGCCTGCAGACCACGCTCGCCGCGGTCGCCCTCGGCGCCACCTTCGTCGAGCGTCACATCACCCTGGACCGCGCGATGTGGGGCTCCGACCAGGCCGCCTCCGTCGAGCCGCAGGGCCTCACCCGCCTCGTCCGCGACATCCGCACCATCGAGGCCTCCCTCGGTGACGGTGTCAAGAAGGTCTACGAGTCCGAGCTCGGCCCGATGAAGAAGCTGCGCCGCGTCACCGGCGTCGTCGCCGAGTCGGAGATCGCCGCCGCCGCGGGCGAGCCGGTCTCGGTCTGA